The nucleotide window GCCTATGAGCAAAAGATCGCTGTTTTGCATGGTTGCGAGCCCCCCTGTCCTTGGTCGTTGTGATTTCGAGCCCGTGCCCCCAATGGTAACGCATAGACCGCCGCGGCGCGCGTTTGGGCCCTGGAAAATCCCTGCGTGAGCGGTTAGTGTGCCTGAAGAAGGCGGCCCCGGGCGCGGTGGCGGCCGATCGAGGCCGGTGGCGGCGGGAGGGACGGTTATGCGCATGGGAATGGTCGGCTTGGGGCGCATGGGCGCCAACATGGCGCAGCGTTTGATGCGTGCCGGGCACGAGGTCGTGGGCCATGCCCGTAGGCGCGCGACCGTGGATAGCTTCATGGCGGAGGGGGGGCTTGGCGCCTATACGCTGGCCGATCTGATCGACAAGCTCCCCGCCCCGCGCGTCGTATGGTGCATGGTGCCGGCCGCCACCGTGGACGCCCTACTTACGGAACTCGTGCCCTTGCTGGCTGCCGGCGATATCGTCGTCGATGGCGGGAATTCCTTTTACCAGGATGATATCTGCCGTGCCGCGAGTTGGCTTCCAAGGGTCTCCATTACGTCGATGTCGGTACGAGCGGCGGCGTGTGGGGTGGCGAGCGTGGCTATTGCCTCATGATCGGTGGGGAGCCGTCGATCATGCCGGTGCTCGATCCGGTATTCCGGGCGCTCGCGCCGGGCACGACCGCCGCCGCGCCGACCCCGGGTCGCGTCGCAGGCCAGGGTTCGGCGGACCTTGGCTATCTGCACTGCGGACCGCACGGCGCCGGTCATTTCGTGAAGATGGTACATAATGGCATCGAATACGGCCTCATGGCCGCCTATGCCGAGGGCCTCAACATCCTGAAGAGTGCCGGTGTCGGTGCCGCCGCCCATGGCCAGGATGCGGAGACCGCACCCCTGCGGCATCCCGAGCATTTTCAGTACGATTTCAATATAGCTGAGGTCGCGGAGCTCTGGCGGCGCGGGAGCGTGGTCAGTTCGTGGCTGCTCGATCTCACGGCGGCGGCCCTACATGATAGCCCCGATCTGTCGGGATTTGCCGGCCGTGTGGCGGATTCCGGCGAGGGGCGTTGGACGGTGCAGGCGGCAGTCGAGGAGGGCGTGCCGGCGCCGGTCATAACCGCCGCCCTGTACGCGCGGTTCGGCTCGCGGGGGCATGCCGATTTTGCCGACCGGGTGTTGGCCGCCATGCGTTATCAGTTTGGTGGACATGTCGAGAAAGGTTGACGACAAGCGGCGTATTGCCGACGTTGGCCACCGGGCGGGACTTGCGTCGGGCCGCGCGCCGCGTTAGGGTCTATCGACAGCCATAGCCGCTTTCGGGCCGTGATGCTCCAGGGAATGGGGTCAGCGGCTCCACGGGAAGTGGCTGGCGCGACTAGGAGGAGACGATCTTGGACGATCGATGGGGTACCGCGCGTGACGAGGGTGTAGGCGGCGCCGGACGGGGGGTCGCGGCGCTTGCGAGCAACGCCCAATGGCGGGCGCTGAAGGACCATTTTGCGCTTGTGAAGGATCTCACCTTGCGCGCCCTGTTTGAGGCCGACCCGGATCGCGGCACGGCGCTGGCCGCCGAGGGCGCCGGCCTCTATCTCGATTATTCCAAAAACCGTGTGACACGTGAGACAGTGCGATTGCTCTGTGACCTGGCGCCGCGCGCGGACTCGAGGCGTGGCGCGATGCCATGTTTCAGGGGGAGCGCATCAACATCACGGAGGACCGGTCGGTCTTGCATGTGGCCCTGCGCGCCCCCCGTGGGACCGTGATCAAGGTGGATGGATGTGACGTCGTCCCGGAGGTCCATGAGGTGTTGGCGCAGATGTCGGCGTTCGCCGACAAGGTGCGCGACGGTAGGTGGACTGGCTATAGCGGCAAGCGCATCCGCACGGTGATCAATATCGGCATCGGCGGCTCCTACCTCGGCCCGGAAATGGCCTGCCAGGCGCTGCGGCCGTTCGCCGATCCGGCGATCGCCGTGCGCTTCGTGGCTAACGTCGACTCCGAGGCGTTGCGTGCTGCGACCGCGGACCTGGACCCCGCGGAGACCCTTTTCATCGTCTGTTCCAAGACCTTTACGACCGAGGAGACCATGACCAATGCGCGCAGTGCGCGCCAATGGTGCGTGGCCGGGCTGGGCTCTGACGCGGCAGTGGCCGCGCATTTCGTCGCGGTCTCGACCAACGCGGCGGAGGTCGCGCGCTTTGGCATCGATGCCGCCCATATGTTCGTATTCTGGGACTGGGTCGGGGGACGGTACTCCCTGGGTTCGGCGGTCGGCCTGGCGCTTATGATCGCCATCGGGCCCGAGCGGTTCCGGGAGATGCTCGCCGGCTTTCGCGACATGGATGAGCACTTCCAGTCGGCGCCGCTCGAATGTAATCTGCCGGTGCTCATGGGGATGCTGTCTGTGTGGTACAACAATTTCCATGGCATGGAGACCCAGGCGATATTGCCCTATGCGCACGGGCTGGCGCGTCTGCCGGCCTATCTGGAGCAGTTGCAGATGGAGAGCAACGGCAAGCACGTCGATCTCGCCGGACGGCCGGTGACCTATCAGACCGGTCCGATCGTGTGGGGCGAGCCCGGGGTCGACGCCCAGCACTCGTTCTATCAGCTGCTGCACCAGGGAACCAAGGCCGTGCCCTGCGACCTGATCGGATTTTGCCGCTCATCCGCCGATCTGCCGGGTCACCAGGACCTTTTGATGGCCAACCTTCTGGCTCAGGCCGAGGCCCTGGCCTTTGGGCGCCCGGCGGCGCAGCTTGCCGAAGAGGGCGTGCCGGCGGCGCAGATCCCCTATCGGGTGTGCGAGGGCAATCGCCCGACCACTATCGTTCTCGGCGAGGCCTTGACGCCGCGTGTGCTGGGCGCGCTCATTGCGCTTTATGAACACAGCGTGTTTACGCAGGGTGTGGTGTGGGGTATCGATTCCTTCGATCAGTGGGGGGTGGAGCTTGGCAAGGTGCTTGCGCGGCGCATCGCCTCCGAGATCCGCGGCGGCATCGGCGAGGGTGCCCACGACAGCTCCACCCGTGCCCTGATCGGCCGTTATTTGGCGCGCCGCACCGGGAGTTGATGCACTATGCGTGGATGAGCGTCCTGCAAGACAAGGCCGGACAAAGGCCGTGGGCGGCGCTGAGCCATGGGATCCACCCTTTCACCACAACATGAGGAAATGCTGTCGATGGATCAGGCCCCCCGATTTGTAAGCCAGCTTACCCGCAACACCCTGGCGCTCATCCTTGCCGGCGGCCGCGGGTCGCGGCTGAAGCACCTGACGATGTGGCGCGCGAAACCGGCAGTGCCGTTCGGGGGCAAGTTCCGGGTCATCGATTTCCCGCTGTCGAATTGCGTGAACTCGGGCATCCGGCGCATCGGGGTCTTGACCCAATACAAGGCCCACTCCCTCATCCATCATATCCAGAAAGGCTGGGGGACCTTGCGCGGGGATTTCGGGGAGTTCGTGGAACTTTTACCGGCGCAGCAGCGTATCGAGTCCTCGTGGTACGCGGGGACCGCCGATGCGGTCTACCAGAACCTCGATATCGTGCGCAATCATGACCCGGATTACGTCCTGATCCTGGCCGGCGATCATGTCTACAAGATGGATTACGGGCCGATGATTGCCCATCATGTGCGCAAAGGCGCAGACCTCACCGTAGGCTGCGTGCATGTCCCACTCGATCGCGCGAGCGATTTTGGGGTCATGGCCACAGACGACATGGGGCGCATTGTGCGCTTCGACGAGAAGCCAGCCGATCCGATACCGACCGTCGCGGGTGGCAACACCGCACTCGCTTCCATGGGAATTTATGTGTTTAGCGCACGCTTCCTCTATGAGCAGCTTGTCAAGGATGCCGATACCAAGGCCTCGCGGCATGATTTCGGGCATAACGTGATTCCCGGGGCCATAGATCGGTACCGGGTCATGGCCTATGCCTTCTCGGGCGATGGCAGTGGACAATCGGCCTACTGGCGCGACGTCGGCACGCTGGATGCCTACTGGGAGGCCAACATGGAGTTGGTCGGCGTGACCCCGGAGCTCAACCTGTATGACACCTCCTGGCCGATCTGGACCTATCAGGAGCAGTATCCGCCGGCCAAGTTCATCTTCGATGAGGATGACGGGCGCCGCGGCATGGCCGTGGACTCCATGGTGTCGGGCGGCTGTGTGATCTCTGGGGCGCGTATCCGTCATTCGCTGTTGTTTTCGGCGGTGCATGCGCATTCCTACGCGGAGGTGATCGATTCGGTGGTCATGGGCAGTGTCGACATAGGCCGGCATAGCCGTATCCGGCGCGCGATCATCGACAAAGGGTGTCGCATACCTGAGGGCAGTGTCATAGGCTGGGATCACGACGAGGACGCACGCCGTTATCATGTGACGCCGGAAGGGGTCGTCGTGGTGACGCCCGAGATGCTGGGCCAGGAATTGCATTATGTCCGGTGATGACCGCTTGAATCTGGTGTTGTGCTGGCACATGCATCAGCCGCAGTACCGGCGCCTGTCCGATGGCCAGTACCAGCAGCCATGGGTGTATCTGCATGCCATCAAGGATTACGTCGATATGGCGGCGCATATCGAGTCGGTGCCAGGGGCGCGCGCCGTCGTCAATTTCTCACCTGTTCTGCTCGATCAGATTGCGGATTATGGGCAACAGCTGCAGGCCTATCTACGCGAGCGCACGCCGCTGCGCGATCCGCTGCTCGCGGCGCTCGCCGGTCATTGGCCGCCGCCTGGGCCGGAGCGCGCGGCGCTCATCGCGGCCTGTCTCAAGGCCAACAAGGCACGCGTGATCGACCGGTTCCCGGCGTTCAAGCGCCTGGTGGCGCTGGCCGCGCCCGTGGTCGCTGACCCCGGGCTTTCCGGTTACCTCGACTGCCATTATCTGCGCGATCTCGTCGTCTGGTATCACCTGGGCTGGTTCGGTGAGACGGTACGGCGCGCGGACGCGCGCATCGCCCCACTTCTGCAAAGAGGTGAGGGCTTCGACGAGGAGTCGGCGATCACCGTGTTGAGGGTGGCGGAGGAGATCCTGACCGGCCTCGTGCCTCGCTACCGGAGGCTTGCCGAAAGCGGACAAGTGGAGCTGTCGTTTACCCCCTACACGCACCCGATCGTGCCGCTTTTGCTCGATTTTGCGGTGGCGCGCGAGGCGCAGCCGGACGTGCGCCTGCCGGTCGCCCCGCACTATCCGGGCGGCGAGGCGCGGGCGCGCTGGCAGATCCGGGCAGGTCAGGAGGCCTTCGCTCGACATTTCGGGTTCGCTGCCGCCGGCTGCTGGCCGGCCGAGGGCGGTCTTAGCGCGCAGATGCTGGCGTTGCTTGATGACGCCGGGATCAAGTGGACGGCATCGGGTGAGCGTGTCCTGCGCCATAGTCTGCAGGCGGGCGGCAAGGACGGCGGCCATGGCCAGTGTCACAGGATCTATGGGGAGCCGGGGCGGACCGTGCGCTGCGTCTTTCGCGACGACGGCCTGTCGGATCTGATCGGGTTTTCCTATGCCGATTGGCACGCCGACGATGCCGTCGGCAACTTGATCTCGCACCTGGAGACCATCGCCCGCGCCGCGCAGCCCGGTCACGCGCCGCTGGTCGCAATCATCATGGATGGGGAGAATGCCTGGGAGTATTACCCCGAGAACGGGTACTACTTCCTGCGTGCGCTCTACGAGCGATTGGTGGCCCACCCACAGATCCATCTCACGACCTTCTCGCAATATATCGATGAGGGCCATGCCCCGGCCATGCTTCCGCCGCTCATCGCCGGTAGCTGGGTGAATGGCACCTTCGCGACCTGGATCGGCAGCCCCGACAAGAACCGTGCCTGGGACATCCTCGTCCAGGCGAAGGCCGACTATGATCGCGTCATGGCCCAGGGTCGGCTGTCACCCGAGGACGCCGAGCGCGCCAGCGAGGCGCTGGCGGTATGCGAGGGCTCCGACTGGTGCTGGTGGTTCGGCGATTATAATCCGCGCGATACGGTGCAGGATTTCGAGCGTCTGTATCGCCGCCACATCGCCGACCTCTATCACATCCTCGGTGAGCCGCCATCTCCGCTTGCCGGGGAGGGGTTCACTCAGCAGGGCGCAGACCGCTCCGAGCGCGGTGGTGCCATGCGTTCGTCCGGGGCGCTATGACGGTTAAGCGGCGCGGCACGCCGGTCCTCGATCGTCGCCGCCTGGGCGTTTTGCTACATCCAAGCTCCCTGCCCGGGGACGGTCTCAAGGGCACCATGGGCGCGCACGCGCGACGCTTCGTGGATGTCTTGGTGGCGGCCGGGGTGAGCGTCTGGCAGGTCCTGCCGCTCGGTCCGCCCGGTGGCGGCTCACCCTACAATAGCCCCTCAGCGCATGCCGGTGATGTCGGACTTATAGACCTCGAAGATCTCGCTGAATGCGGTTGGATCGGGATGGCCGAGGCCCGCGCGGCCTTGGCCGATGCCGCCGCGCGCGAGGTGGCACTCAGCGCCGCCTATCACGGTTTTGCGGTGCATGCGTCGGCCGCCGACCAGGCCGAATTCCAGGAATTCCGTGTACGCCATGCGGCTTGGTTGCCGGATTACTGCGCCTACGAATGCATCAAGGCCCAGTGTGGCGGGGCGCCTTGGTGGCAGTGGCCGGCGGCCCTCAAGGATCGCGATCCGCAGGCACTGGCGGCCTATCCGGGGTCCGATTCCTGCGAGGCGGTGGCGTTCGCGCAGTTTGTATTTTTCCGGCAGTGGCACGCGCTGCGCGGCTATGCCGCAGCGCGCGGCCTGCGTCTTTTCGGGGACATGCCGATCTTTGTCGCCGAGGACAGCGCCGATGTCTGGGCACACCGCGATCTTTTCGTGCTGGATGCCGACGGACGCCCGGAGATCGTGACCGGCGTGCCGCCCGATTATTTCTCGGCGCACGGCCAGCGCTGGGGGAATCCGCATTACCGGTGGGCGCGCATGGCCGCCGACGGCTTTGCCTGGTGGCGCGAGCGGGTGCGCACCCAGCGGGAGCTGTTCGACTGGTTGCGGATAGACCATTTCCGCGGCTTCGTCGCGTCCTGGGCGGTCCCGGCTTCGGCACCTACCGCGGCCGGCGGGGAATGGATGGCGGTGCCCGGCGATGCCTTGCTCCAGGCCCTACAAGAGGCCTTTGGGGATCTCCCCTTGATTGCCGAGGATCTCGGTATCATCACAGACGATGTCCATGCCCTGCGCGACCGCTACGATCTGCCGGGCATGCGTGTCCTGCAATTTGGCTTCGACGGTGATCCCGGGAATCCGCATCTCCCGCACAATTACCAGGCCAACAGCGTGGCCTATACTGGCACCCACGATAATGACACCACGACCGGTTGGTATGCGGCGCTGACCGCGCGCGAACGGACCCTCGTGCATGATTATCTGCCGGATGCCAACGGCGACCCGGCGTGGGCGGTGATGCGCGCGGTCATCGCCTCGGTTGCCGGTCTCGCCGTGGTACCGTGGCAGGACGTGCTGAGTCTTGGCAGTAGCGCGCGCATGAATACCCCGGGGAAGTGCGGCGGAAATTGGGGATTCCGGTTCCATTGGGAGGATGTCGCGGAGGCCATCCCAGCGCGTCTCGCGCGTCTGGCATTTCTGTATGGGCGCACGAATCCGGGCCGCTAATGTTTTATAGAATTAATAATCAATAATATTGTGGTACTCAGCGACGATTGCGCCCCATGGATCAACCAGGGGACGGTGATCGCCTCGCGATCGACACCCTCCCTCTCCGGCATCAATGCTGGGGCCCCTTGCGCACAAACATCGCCCGTCGTAGCAGATCAACCCCCGTTGCAGCGAGCGGTCGAATAGGGGGTCGGGGCCTGCGCCGATGGGTACCTCAGGGTCGATGGCGATGCCCACCGAGGGGAAGGATGTCGGTCGCAGCGCCATGATCGTGGCGCATCGCACCCAGGCCGTACCTGTTACCCACCACCTACGGTGCCGGATTGATCGGCGTACGACGGGAACTGCTGAGGTCTACGGCCCTCTACACAGAGGTAGGCGTCGGCAAGGGGCGGGCGTGGCGTTGGGGCACGGGGGACTGCGTTGGCGGATGGGCGGGTCAGATCACTGGATGCCACGCGCGGACTCGCGGCCGTGTCGGTGGTCTTGTCGCACTATGTGCTGGTCCTGGCCGATGCCGGCCGACGCCGCTATGCGCACGCTTATCATACCCTGCAATGGCTGTCTTATACCCCGCTTGGACTGGCCTGGGCGGGCCGCGCGGCGGTGGTCTTTTTCTTTGTATTGAGCGGCTATGTGCTCTACATCATGTGGGAGCGTGGCGGTCTGAGCTATGGCGCCTATCTCAAAAAGCGCGTCGTGCGCCTTTATCTGCCCTACGCCGGGGCGGTGATTCTCGGCATCCTGGGCGCCGCCTTCCTGTATACCGGACCGTTGCCGGGGCTGGGCCCGTGGATCAACAAGTTCTGGTCCTGGTCGCCGAATGTAAGCTCACTCTGGGAGCACGCCGGTTTCGTGGATGCCTTCAATTCGGATCGCTACGACTTCACGATCTGGACGCTCGTGCAGGAGATGCGGGTCTCGCTCATCTTTCCGCTGATCGTCGTGTGGGTGAGGCGGTCGGCGTGGACCGTGGCCTGGCTGCCCTTTGCGGCCCTGGCCGTCGCGACTATCTTCGTGCGCGGCGCGGCATCGGCTGCGGGCGGGGCGTGGGCGGCGACGGTCATGGGCGGAGGGCTTACCGCCTATAGCGATACGGTCTATTATCTCGCGCCGTTTGCGTTGGGCGCCCTGCTCGCCTGTCACAGGGATGCGGTGAAGAGGCGTTATCTTACGCTATCATCGGGACGGCGACTCATCCTTGGGGTGCTGGCCTTCGCGCTCTATTTTTA belongs to Acidiferrobacter thiooxydans and includes:
- the glgC gene encoding glucose-1-phosphate adenylyltransferase, giving the protein MDQAPRFVSQLTRNTLALILAGGRGSRLKHLTMWRAKPAVPFGGKFRVIDFPLSNCVNSGIRRIGVLTQYKAHSLIHHIQKGWGTLRGDFGEFVELLPAQQRIESSWYAGTADAVYQNLDIVRNHDPDYVLILAGDHVYKMDYGPMIAHHVRKGADLTVGCVHVPLDRASDFGVMATDDMGRIVRFDEKPADPIPTVAGGNTALASMGIYVFSARFLYEQLVKDADTKASRHDFGHNVIPGAIDRYRVMAYAFSGDGSGQSAYWRDVGTLDAYWEANMELVGVTPELNLYDTSWPIWTYQEQYPPAKFIFDEDDGRRGMAVDSMVSGGCVISGARIRHSLLFSAVHAHSYAEVIDSVVMGSVDIGRHSRIRRAIIDKGCRIPEGSVIGWDHDEDARRYHVTPEGVVVVTPEMLGQELHYVR
- a CDS encoding glycoside hydrolase family 57 protein — translated: MSGDDRLNLVLCWHMHQPQYRRLSDGQYQQPWVYLHAIKDYVDMAAHIESVPGARAVVNFSPVLLDQIADYGQQLQAYLRERTPLRDPLLAALAGHWPPPGPERAALIAACLKANKARVIDRFPAFKRLVALAAPVVADPGLSGYLDCHYLRDLVVWYHLGWFGETVRRADARIAPLLQRGEGFDEESAITVLRVAEEILTGLVPRYRRLAESGQVELSFTPYTHPIVPLLLDFAVAREAQPDVRLPVAPHYPGGEARARWQIRAGQEAFARHFGFAAAGCWPAEGGLSAQMLALLDDAGIKWTASGERVLRHSLQAGGKDGGHGQCHRIYGEPGRTVRCVFRDDGLSDLIGFSYADWHADDAVGNLISHLETIARAAQPGHAPLVAIIMDGENAWEYYPENGYYFLRALYERLVAHPQIHLTTFSQYIDEGHAPAMLPPLIAGSWVNGTFATWIGSPDKNRAWDILVQAKADYDRVMAQGRLSPEDAERASEALAVCEGSDWCWWFGDYNPRDTVQDFERLYRRHIADLYHILGEPPSPLAGEGFTQQGADRSERGGAMRSSGAL
- the malQ gene encoding 4-alpha-glucanotransferase, with amino-acid sequence MTVKRRGTPVLDRRRLGVLLHPSSLPGDGLKGTMGAHARRFVDVLVAAGVSVWQVLPLGPPGGGSPYNSPSAHAGDVGLIDLEDLAECGWIGMAEARAALADAAAREVALSAAYHGFAVHASAADQAEFQEFRVRHAAWLPDYCAYECIKAQCGGAPWWQWPAALKDRDPQALAAYPGSDSCEAVAFAQFVFFRQWHALRGYAAARGLRLFGDMPIFVAEDSADVWAHRDLFVLDADGRPEIVTGVPPDYFSAHGQRWGNPHYRWARMAADGFAWWRERVRTQRELFDWLRIDHFRGFVASWAVPASAPTAAGGEWMAVPGDALLQALQEAFGDLPLIAEDLGIITDDVHALRDRYDLPGMRVLQFGFDGDPGNPHLPHNYQANSVAYTGTHDNDTTTGWYAALTARERTLVHDYLPDANGDPAWAVMRAVIASVAGLAVVPWQDVLSLGSSARMNTPGKCGGNWGFRFHWEDVAEAIPARLARLAFLYGRTNPGR
- a CDS encoding acyltransferase family protein, producing MADGRVRSLDATRGLAAVSVVLSHYVLVLADAGRRRYAHAYHTLQWLSYTPLGLAWAGRAAVVFFFVLSGYVLYIMWERGGLSYGAYLKKRVVRLYLPYAGAVILGILGAAFLYTGPLPGLGPWINKFWSWSPNVSSLWEHAGFVDAFNSDRYDFTIWTLVQEMRVSLIFPLIVVWVRRSAWTVAWLPFAALAVATIFVRGAASAAGGAWAATVMGGGLTAYSDTVYYLAPFALGALLACHRDAVKRRYLTLSSGRRLILGVLAFALYFYGSRTLAVLGDHRMLVHDWPTMMGAALGLVVIAYEPAVKALLDHRVFQYLGRISYSLYLFHPLVLLAALHLFYGHIALAPLLAGTFVATLLTADMAYRWLERPAARMARALGEGVTVRRTGVSASSD